A window of Ictidomys tridecemlineatus isolate mIctTri1 chromosome 1, mIctTri1.hap1, whole genome shotgun sequence contains these coding sequences:
- the LOC106144854 gene encoding protocadherin gamma-A7: MKSDRNHRVYSTYKKNPAVSDKPSFKLRHSQASVQLSSGSPFRIQRSPRRNICIQEDLPRLLRTTMAARQRGENYKGFVLLSIFLGTWWEAWAGQILYSVTEETDEGSFVGHIAKDLGLEPQELAERGVRIVSRGRTQLFSLNPRSGSLVTAGRIDREELCAQSARCLVSFNILVEDEMKLYPIEVEILDVNDNAPRFLKEEINIKIMENTVPGMRFLLNEAGDPDVGTNSLQKYQLSPNRHFSLVVQNGDDGNKYPELVLEQVLDREEEMTHHLVLTAYDGGDPPLSGILNIQVTVVDVNDHTPVFSLPQYQVAVPENVPVGTRLLTVNAVDPDEGVNGEVTYSFRKITPKLLQIFHLNSLTGELSTLESLDYEESSFYEIEVQAQDGPGSLTKAKVLITILDVNDNAPEVTLMSISNSIPEDTPPGTVIALFYLQDRDSGKNGEVTCTLQENLPFKLEISIDNYYRLVTAENLDREKLSLYNITLKAIDGGTPPLSTETHISIHVADTNDNPPTFCHSSYSIYIPENNPRGASIFSVTAQDPDSDKNAQVTYSLDEDATQETSVSSYISINSDTGVLYALQSFDYEQFRNLQLRVTAHDSGDPPLSSKVSLNLFVLDQNDNVPEILYPTLPTDWSTGVELAPRSAEPGYLVTKVVAVDKDSGQNAWLSYRLLKASDPGLFSVGLHTGEVRIARALLDRDTLRQSLVVAVQDHGQPPLSATVTFTVAVADSIPDVLSEFGSNGTLMDPSDSDLTLYLVVAVATVSCVFLVFVIVLLLLRLQRWHKSRLLQGTGGGLEDLPASHFVGMDGVRTFLQTYSHEISLTSDSRKSHIIFPQPNYVDTLISQESCEKNDSLLTSIDFHECQSEVPRNQAAVSSCGLWAPLLSKEESLELTISSRNRSALSRAALCDSSVQPLHRYFLRKRRVFFLDWIWN, encoded by the exons ATGAAATCCGACAGGAACCACCGAGTTTAcagcacatacaaaaaaaatccgGCAGTTTCAGACAAGCCCTCTTTCAAGCTGCGCCATAGTCAAGCCTCTGTGCAGCTGAGTTCTGGGTCTCCCTTCCGAATACAGAGGAGTCCACGCAGAAACATCTGCATTCAGGAGGACCTCCCGAGACTGCTCAGGACCACAATGGCGGCTCGGCAGAGGGGCGAGAACTACAAAGGATTCGTCCTCCTTTCCATATTCCTGGGGACCTGGTGGGAAGCCTGGGCAGGACAAATTCTCTACTCCGTGACAGAAGAGACAGACGAAGGGTCTTTTGTGGGTCATATAGCAAAGGACCTGGGTCTGGAACCCCAGGAGCTGGCGGAGCGCGGAGTCCGCATCGTCTCCAGAGGTAGGACGCAGCTTTTCTCTTTGAACCCGCGAAGCGGCAGCTTGGTCACCGCAGGCAGGATAGACCGGGAGGAGCTCTGCGCCCAGAGCGCGCGGTGTCTGGTGAGTTTTAACATCCTTGTTGAGGATGAAATGAAACTTTACCCTATAGAAGTGGAAATATTGGATGTTAATGACAACGCTCCTAGAttcttgaaggaagaaataaacataaaaataatggaGAATACAGTTCCTGGGATGCGGTTTCTGCTAAATGAGGCTGGAGATCCAGATGTGGGCACGAACTCCCTCCAGAAATACCAGCTCAGCCCCAATCGGCACTTCTCCCTGGTTGTGCAAAATGGAGACGATGGAAATAAATACCCAGAATTGGTGCTGGAGCAGGTGCTggacagagaggaagaaatgactCACCACCTGGTCCTCACAGCCTATGATGGTGGAGACCCACCCTTATCTGGCATCCTGAATATCCAAGTGACAGTAGTGGATGTGAATGATCACACACCAGTCTTCTCTCTACCCCAGTACCAAGTGGCTGTACCTGAGAATGTACCAGTAGGCACAAGACTTCTCACAGTAAATGCAGTCGACCCAGATGAGGGAGTCAACGGGGAAGTGACATATTCTTTTCGAAAAATAACTCCAAAACTTCTACAGATATTCCATCTGAACTCCCTTACAGGAGAATTATCAACTTTAGAAAGCCTGGATTATGAAGAATCTAGCTTCTATGAAATTGAAGTTCAGGCTCAGGATGGTCCTGGTAGTCTGACAAAAGCTAAAGTATTAATCACAATTTTAGATGTAAATGACAATGCTCCCGAAGTGACTTTGATGTCCATAAGCAACTCAATCCCTGAGGACACACCTCCTGGGACAGTAATTGCTCTTTTCTACCTCCAAGACAGAGATTCTGGAAAGAATGGAGAGGTGACTTGCACTCTTCAAGAAAATCTGCCTTTTAAGTTAGAAATATCAATAGATAATTATTATAGATTGGTCACAGCAGAAAACCTGGACCGGGAAAAACTCTCTTTGTACAACATCACACTGAAAGCCATAGATGGTGGGACTCCTCCTCTGTCCACAGAAACACACATCTCCATACATGTGGCAGACACCAATGACAACCCACCTACATTCTGTCACTCCTCTTACTCCATCTACATCCCTGAGAATAACCCCAGAGGTGCCTCCATCTTCTCAGTGACTGCACAGGACCCCGATAGCGACAAGAACGCCCAGGTCACTTATTCCTTGGATGAGGACGCCACTCAGGAGACATCAGTGTCCTCCTACATCTCCATCAATTCCGACACTGGTGTCCTGTATGCACTTCAATCCTTTGACTATGAGCAGTTTCGCAACCTACAACTGAGAGTGACTGCACATGACAGTGGGGACCCACCTCTCAGCAGCAAGGTTTCATTGAACCTGTTTGTCCTGGACCAGAATGACAATGTGCCGGAGATTCTATATCCCACTCTCCCCACAGATTGGTCCACTGGGGTGGAGTTGGCTCCCCGCTCTGCAGAGCCTGGTTATCTAGTGACCAAGGTGGTAGCAGTGGACAAAGATTCAGGCCAGAATGCTTGGCTGTCCTACCGCCTGCTCAAGGCCAGTGACCCAGGGCTTTTCTCTGTGGGGCTGCATACTGGTGAAGTACGCATAGCACGTGCCCTTCTGGACAGAGACACACTCAGACAGAGCCTGGTTGTGGCTGTCCAGGACCATGGCCAACCACCTCTCTCAGCCACTGTCACGTTCACTGTGGCTGTGGCTGACAGCATACCAGATGTCCTGTCCGAATTTGGCAGCAATGGGACGCTTATGGACCCCAGTGATTCAGATCTTACACTCTACTTGGTGGTGGCAGTGGCCACTGTCTCCTGTGTTTTCCTTGTCTTTGTTATTGTGCTGCTTTTACTCAGACTGCAGCGCTGGCACAAGTCACGCTTGCTCCAGGGCACAGGTGGTGGGTTGGAGGATTTGCCTGCCTCACACTTTGTGGGCATGGATGGGGTGCGCACTTTCCTGCAGACCTATTCCCATGAGATCTCCCTCACATCAGATTCTCGGAAGAGCCACATTATCTTTCCCCAGCCCAATTACGTGGACACACTCATCAGCCAGGAAAGCTGTGAGAAAAATGATTCTTTGTTAACATCCATAGATTTTCATGAATGTCAGAGTGAAGTACCAAGGAATCAG GCTGCAGTTTCGTCCTGTGGACTCTGGGCGCCGCTGTTGTCCAAAGAGGAGAGCTTGGAGCTCACCATCTCCTCGCGCAACCGCAGCGCGCTTTCCAGAGCAGCTCTATGTGACTCTTCAGTCCAGCCATTACACCGCTACTTCCTACGGAAAAGAAGAGTATTTTTTCTGGACTGGATCTGGAACTAA